One part of the Herbiconiux aconitum genome encodes these proteins:
- the xerD gene encoding site-specific tyrosine recombinase XerD, translating into MTQQVAAEPTGINRAIDGFLRHITIERGLAANTVAAYRRDLGRYADWLRSRGIDDVAVVAEADISAFTQAARTASETELSASSIARILSSVRSFHRYLAEEGLVDTDAAREVKPPKLALRLPKAISIEQMDRLLTATGGDDPVSLRDRALLELLYATGARISEVVDLNVDDVQDGDIVRVTGKGSKQRIVPVGRYARAALDAYLVRVRPVFSVRGPSTPALFLGIRGQRLSRQAAWLVIQTAADRAKLETHISPHTFRHSFATHLLQGGADVRVVQDLLGHSSVTTTQLYTHVTADTLIDMYQTAHPRAR; encoded by the coding sequence ATGACCCAGCAGGTGGCGGCGGAACCGACCGGGATCAACCGGGCGATCGACGGTTTTCTGCGCCACATCACGATCGAACGGGGACTGGCCGCCAACACCGTCGCCGCGTATCGCCGCGACCTCGGACGCTACGCGGACTGGCTGCGCTCGCGGGGGATCGATGACGTCGCGGTGGTGGCTGAGGCCGACATCAGCGCCTTCACCCAGGCGGCCCGCACCGCGAGCGAGACCGAGCTCAGCGCCTCGTCGATCGCGCGCATCCTGTCGTCGGTGCGCAGCTTCCACCGCTACCTGGCCGAGGAGGGCCTCGTCGACACGGATGCCGCGCGCGAGGTGAAGCCGCCGAAACTCGCCCTGCGCCTGCCCAAGGCCATCTCGATCGAGCAGATGGACCGGCTGCTGACCGCGACGGGCGGCGACGACCCGGTGTCGTTGCGTGACCGCGCGCTGCTCGAACTGCTCTACGCCACCGGTGCGCGCATCTCGGAGGTGGTCGACCTCAACGTCGACGACGTGCAGGACGGGGACATCGTGCGGGTGACCGGAAAAGGCAGCAAGCAGCGGATCGTGCCCGTGGGGCGGTATGCGCGAGCCGCCCTCGATGCGTACCTCGTGCGGGTGCGACCGGTGTTCTCGGTGCGCGGTCCGTCGACGCCGGCGTTGTTCCTGGGCATCCGGGGCCAACGCCTCAGCCGACAGGCCGCCTGGCTCGTGATCCAGACCGCGGCCGATCGGGCGAAGCTCGAGACGCACATCTCGCCACACACCTTCCGGCACTCCTTCGCCACCCACCTCCTGCAGGGCGGCGCGGATGTGCGGGTGGTGCAGGACCTGCTGGGGCATTCGTCGGTGACGACGACGCAGCTGTACACGCACGTGACCGCGGACACGTTGATCGACATGTACCAGACGGCACACCCGCGGGCCAGGTGA
- a CDS encoding NAD kinase codes for MSAERYMLVVLHTGRHDSVVAAQSVCQQLRGAGVTPVIGPLDENDQTEALADLGSFETLGSGVTVFDLELVIVLGGDGTILRAAELVRGSTVPLLGVNLGHVGFLAESDREDLTETVNRALGRDYLVEERMTLAVRVKVDSEVVYETWALNEATVEKASRERMLEVVVEVDGRPLSSFGCDGVVMSTPTGSTAYSFSAGGPVVWPSLDALLMVPLSPHALFARPLVVGPNSALAVEVLDRTQGGAVLWADGRRMWDLPKGARVVVRRSPTPVRLARLHMAPFTDRLVRKFNLPVNGWRGPMDRD; via the coding sequence GTGTCTGCTGAGCGATACATGCTGGTCGTTCTGCACACCGGGCGTCACGACTCCGTCGTGGCCGCGCAGAGCGTGTGCCAGCAATTGCGGGGCGCCGGGGTGACTCCGGTGATCGGTCCGCTCGACGAGAACGACCAAACGGAGGCGCTCGCCGATCTGGGGTCGTTCGAGACCCTCGGTTCGGGCGTGACCGTGTTCGACCTCGAGCTCGTGATCGTGCTCGGCGGCGACGGCACCATCCTGCGGGCGGCCGAACTCGTGCGCGGCTCGACCGTCCCGCTGCTCGGGGTGAACCTCGGGCACGTGGGGTTTCTCGCCGAGAGTGATCGCGAAGACCTCACCGAGACCGTGAACCGTGCGCTCGGGCGCGACTACCTGGTGGAAGAGCGGATGACGTTGGCGGTGCGGGTGAAGGTCGATTCCGAAGTCGTCTACGAGACCTGGGCACTCAACGAGGCCACCGTCGAGAAGGCGAGTCGCGAACGCATGCTCGAGGTCGTGGTGGAGGTCGACGGGCGCCCGTTGTCGAGCTTCGGCTGCGACGGCGTGGTGATGTCGACTCCCACCGGGTCGACCGCCTACTCTTTCTCGGCCGGCGGGCCGGTGGTGTGGCCGAGCCTCGACGCGCTGCTGATGGTGCCGCTCAGTCCGCACGCGCTGTTCGCGCGCCCACTGGTCGTCGGACCGAATTCCGCGCTCGCGGTGGAGGTACTCGACCGCACCCAGGGCGGCGCCGTGCTCTGGGCCGACGGCCGCCGGATGTGGGATCTGCCGAAAGGCGCGCGCGTGGTGGTGCGCCGCTCGCCGACGCCGGTGCGCCTCGCGCGGTTGCACATGGCGCCGTTCACCGATCGCCTGGTGCGCAAGTTCAATCTGCCCGTGAACGGGTGGCGGGGGCCGATGGATCGTGATTGA
- a CDS encoding CTP synthase gives MDDAHDAERKNNQNDSKLTKHIFVTGGVVSSLGKGLTAASLGNLLTARGLRVVMQKLDPYLNVDPGTMNPFQHGEVFVTDDGAETDLDIGHYERFLDINLNQAANVTTGQIYSSVIAKERRGEYLGDTVQVIPHITDEIKRRMRLQAHDASRPDVIITEIGGTVGDIESQPFIESARQVRHELGRKNVFFVHVSLVPFMNASGEQKTKPTQHSVAALRSIGIQPDALVLRSDRPVSESNKRKIALMCDVDEQAVVNAIDVPSIYDIPTMLHEQGLDAYIVDHLDLGSKATDVDWSGWQPLLDAVHEPKHEVTIGLVGKYIDLPDAYLSVTEALRAGGFAHRTKVKIKWIPSDNCQTPEGAARELSGAEGVDGILVPGGFGVRGIEGKLGALRFARENGIPALGLCLGLQCMVIEYARNVVGLPGASSSEFDPDTEFPVIATMAEQVDIIAGGDLGGTMRLGLYEAELAAGSIVEEVYGASSAAERHRHRYEVNNKYREQIADAGLWFSGVSPDGHLVEYVELPRDVHPYYVATQAHPELRSRPSRPHPLFQGLVAASLERQEATRLFPVQDADA, from the coding sequence GTGGACGATGCTCATGACGCGGAACGTAAGAACAACCAAAACGACTCGAAACTGACGAAGCACATCTTCGTCACCGGGGGTGTCGTCTCCTCTCTGGGTAAAGGCCTCACCGCCGCCAGCCTGGGCAATCTGCTCACCGCGCGCGGACTCCGCGTCGTGATGCAGAAGCTCGATCCCTATCTCAATGTCGATCCGGGAACGATGAACCCGTTCCAGCACGGCGAGGTCTTCGTGACCGACGACGGCGCGGAGACCGATCTCGACATCGGTCACTACGAGCGGTTCCTCGACATCAACCTGAATCAGGCCGCGAACGTGACGACCGGTCAAATCTATTCCAGCGTCATCGCCAAGGAGCGCCGCGGCGAATACCTGGGCGACACGGTGCAGGTCATTCCGCACATCACCGATGAGATCAAACGACGGATGCGCCTCCAGGCTCACGACGCCTCCCGCCCCGACGTGATCATCACCGAGATCGGCGGCACGGTGGGCGACATCGAGTCGCAGCCGTTCATCGAGTCGGCCCGCCAGGTTCGCCACGAGCTGGGCCGCAAGAACGTTTTCTTCGTGCACGTTTCGCTGGTGCCCTTCATGAACGCCTCGGGTGAGCAGAAGACGAAGCCGACGCAGCACTCGGTCGCCGCCCTCCGGTCGATCGGCATCCAGCCCGACGCGCTCGTGCTGCGGAGCGACCGGCCCGTCTCGGAGAGCAACAAGCGCAAGATCGCGCTGATGTGCGACGTCGACGAGCAGGCCGTGGTGAACGCCATCGACGTTCCCTCGATCTACGACATCCCGACGATGCTGCACGAGCAGGGACTCGACGCCTACATCGTCGACCACCTCGACCTCGGATCGAAGGCCACCGACGTGGACTGGTCGGGCTGGCAGCCGCTGCTCGACGCCGTGCACGAGCCCAAGCACGAGGTGACGATCGGTCTGGTGGGCAAGTACATCGACCTGCCCGACGCCTACCTCTCGGTGACCGAGGCGTTGCGGGCGGGCGGGTTCGCCCACCGTACGAAGGTGAAGATCAAGTGGATTCCGTCGGACAACTGCCAGACGCCCGAGGGAGCCGCCCGCGAGCTCTCCGGGGCCGAGGGCGTCGACGGCATCCTGGTGCCCGGCGGATTCGGCGTGCGCGGCATCGAGGGCAAGCTCGGCGCGCTGCGCTTCGCCCGCGAGAACGGCATCCCGGCCCTGGGGCTCTGCCTCGGCCTCCAGTGCATGGTGATCGAGTACGCCCGCAACGTGGTGGGCCTTCCGGGCGCCTCGTCGAGCGAGTTCGACCCCGACACCGAGTTCCCCGTGATCGCGACGATGGCCGAGCAGGTCGACATCATCGCCGGCGGCGACCTCGGCGGAACCATGCGCCTCGGTCTCTACGAAGCCGAACTCGCGGCCGGATCGATCGTGGAAGAGGTCTACGGCGCATCCTCAGCTGCCGAGCGCCACCGTCACCGTTACGAGGTGAACAACAAGTACCGCGAGCAGATCGCCGATGCCGGCCTGTGGTTCTCCGGCGTCTCGCCCGACGGACACCTGGTGGAATACGTCGAGCTGCCGCGCGACGTGCACCCGTACTACGTGGCGACCCAGGCGCATCCGGAGCTGCGGTCGCGGCCCAGCCGGCCGCATCCGTTGTTCCAAGGTCTGGTTGCCGCGTCGCTCGAGCGTCAGGAAGCCACCCGGCTGTTCCCGGTGCAGGATGCCGATGCCTGA
- a CDS encoding pseudouridine synthase, producing MTPFEIPPWDDNAEPQGVRLQKVMAAAGVASRRVSEQLIEAGRVEVNGQVVIELGRRIDPVNDQVSVDGVAVQLDPAKRYVMLNKPIGIVSSLADQYGRPDLQRYTEQYEERLFNVGRLDAETSGLLILTNDGDLAHVLAHPSFGVLKTYIAKVDGRVSPQTVSKLTNGIDLEDGPISADKARLLDVDRETSIVELTLHSGRNRIVRRMLHEVGHPVTELVRRSFGPLNLGTLKAGGLRDLTKVEVGLLLTLSRDAIDEVGPPAAGSEESDGSPQSVEETEE from the coding sequence ATGACCCCCTTCGAGATCCCCCCGTGGGACGACAACGCAGAACCCCAGGGCGTTCGCCTGCAGAAGGTGATGGCGGCTGCCGGCGTGGCGTCGCGCCGCGTCTCCGAGCAGCTGATCGAGGCCGGGCGGGTGGAGGTCAACGGCCAGGTCGTGATCGAGCTCGGGCGCCGGATCGACCCCGTGAACGACCAGGTCTCCGTCGACGGCGTCGCCGTGCAGCTCGACCCGGCGAAGCGCTACGTGATGCTCAACAAGCCCATCGGCATCGTGAGCTCGCTGGCCGACCAATACGGCCGGCCCGACCTCCAGCGGTACACCGAGCAGTACGAAGAGCGCCTCTTCAACGTGGGGCGGCTGGATGCCGAGACCAGCGGACTGCTCATCCTCACCAACGACGGCGACCTGGCGCACGTGCTCGCGCATCCGTCGTTCGGTGTGCTGAAGACCTACATCGCGAAGGTGGACGGGCGGGTCAGCCCGCAGACCGTCTCGAAGCTCACGAACGGGATCGACCTCGAAGACGGTCCGATCTCCGCCGACAAGGCGCGACTGCTCGACGTCGACCGTGAGACCTCCATCGTGGAGCTGACGCTGCACTCCGGGCGCAACCGGATCGTGCGTCGCATGCTGCACGAGGTGGGGCACCCGGTCACCGAGCTGGTGCGGCGCTCCTTCGGGCCGTTGAACCTCGGCACCCTGAAGGCGGGCGGATTGCGCGACCTGACTAAAGTAGAAGTCGGCCTGCTGCTCACCCTGTCGCGCGACGCCATCGACGAAGTGGGACCGCCCGCTGCCGGGTCGGAGGAGTCGGACGGGTCGCCGCAGTCCGTCGAAGAAACCGAGGAGTGA
- a CDS encoding prephenate dehydrogenase: MTVVESRLTGPVRVVGVGLLGTSIGLGLRARGVDVILSDASPTNVSIAVDYGAGRGATDGDEPQIVVVCVPPDVTASVIVRELSAYPRAVVTDVASVKKPILDAVIAAGGDVTRYVGSHPLAGREKGGPMSGRADLFLGRPWVVAGHAGISYQTAAAVDDLILDLGATLVEMTAEEHDSSVALVSHAPQVVSTLMARRLAGAPDAAVNLAGQGLRDVTRIASSDPELWVQILGANAAPVVSVLEEFRADLDRFIDALADPVAPGSRRSIAEELAGGNTGVARIPGKHGQDRRFASLVVMVDDTPGELARLLTEMGEIGVNLEDLRLEHSPGAQIGLAEIAVLPEAVERLTAALADRGWRIAG, translated from the coding sequence GTGACCGTGGTCGAGAGCCGTCTGACGGGGCCCGTACGGGTCGTCGGGGTGGGCCTGCTCGGCACCAGTATCGGTTTGGGCCTCCGCGCTCGCGGGGTCGACGTCATCCTCTCCGACGCGTCGCCGACGAACGTCAGCATCGCCGTCGACTACGGCGCCGGACGGGGAGCGACGGATGGCGATGAACCGCAGATCGTGGTGGTGTGCGTGCCGCCCGACGTGACCGCATCCGTCATCGTGCGCGAGCTCTCGGCCTACCCGCGCGCCGTCGTCACCGACGTGGCGAGCGTGAAGAAGCCGATCCTCGACGCCGTGATCGCCGCGGGCGGCGACGTGACCCGTTACGTGGGATCGCATCCCCTCGCCGGGCGCGAGAAGGGCGGCCCGATGTCGGGCCGCGCCGACCTGTTCCTCGGCCGACCGTGGGTGGTGGCCGGCCATGCCGGAATCTCGTACCAGACCGCCGCCGCGGTCGACGACCTCATCCTCGACCTCGGCGCGACCCTCGTGGAGATGACCGCCGAGGAGCACGACTCGAGCGTCGCTCTCGTCTCGCATGCCCCGCAGGTGGTGTCGACCCTGATGGCACGTCGCCTCGCCGGCGCTCCGGATGCGGCGGTGAACCTGGCGGGCCAGGGACTTCGCGACGTCACGCGCATCGCGAGCAGCGACCCCGAGCTGTGGGTGCAGATCCTCGGCGCGAACGCTGCGCCCGTGGTGTCGGTGCTGGAGGAGTTCCGCGCCGACCTCGACCGCTTCATCGACGCGCTCGCCGACCCGGTGGCACCCGGATCGCGCCGCAGCATCGCCGAAGAACTGGCCGGCGGCAACACCGGAGTCGCCCGCATCCCGGGCAAGCACGGTCAAGATCGGCGCTTCGCCTCGCTCGTCGTGATGGTCGACGACACCCCGGGCGAACTGGCGCGACTGCTCACCGAGATGGGCGAGATCGGCGTGAACCTCGAAGACCTGCGCCTCGAGCATTCGCCCGGCGCCCAGATCGGCCTCGCCGAGATCGCGGTGCTGCCCGAGGCCGTGGAACGACTGACGGCCGCGCTCG
- a CDS encoding NUDIX domain-containing protein, translating into MPELADEFAEAPVSSSEVVFDGYVWDVRREGFDFGGATLHRDFVDHPGAVAIFALDDDDRVLLIKQYRHPVRRREWEPPAGLLDVDTESPLDAAKRELAEEVDLAASDWHVLMDYVTTPGGNNEAIRIFVARGLSATAAFAREGEEADMEKRWVSLDELFEAVLASRVQNPSLVIGTLAAHASRAQGWATLRAADDAWPAHPRFRGAATGHAAE; encoded by the coding sequence ATGCCTGAGCTGGCCGACGAGTTCGCCGAGGCGCCCGTCTCGTCGAGCGAGGTCGTGTTCGACGGCTACGTCTGGGACGTTCGCCGTGAAGGTTTCGACTTCGGGGGTGCGACCCTGCACCGCGATTTCGTGGACCATCCCGGGGCCGTCGCGATCTTCGCGCTGGACGACGACGACCGGGTGCTGCTGATCAAGCAGTACCGGCATCCGGTGCGCCGTCGCGAATGGGAGCCGCCCGCCGGTCTCCTCGACGTCGACACCGAATCGCCGCTCGACGCCGCCAAACGCGAGCTGGCGGAGGAGGTCGACCTCGCCGCATCCGATTGGCACGTGCTGATGGATTACGTGACGACCCCGGGCGGCAACAACGAGGCCATCCGCATTTTCGTCGCCCGCGGACTCAGCGCCACCGCCGCCTTCGCCCGCGAGGGCGAGGAGGCCGACATGGAGAAGCGCTGGGTGAGCCTCGACGAGCTGTTCGAGGCCGTGCTCGCGAGCCGCGTTCAGAACCCCTCGCTCGTGATCGGTACCCTCGCCGCCCACGCCTCTCGCGCGCAGGGTTGGGCGACCTTGCGGGCCGCCGACGACGCCTGGCCCGCCCATCCGCGGTTCCGCGGGGCGGCGACCGGACACGCCGCCGAGTAG
- the scpB gene encoding SMC-Scp complex subunit ScpB produces the protein MTEERDESVAEPIAQIDVDRALEAIFMVADEPQSLVSLATALARPVPVVRQGIERLVEDYDGVAPNSVRRGFELREVAGGWRIYVRGEWDGLVADFVLTQNPSRLSQAALETLSVIAYKQPISRGAVASIRAVNVDSVVRTLLSRGLITEVSTQAETGAILYGTTDMLLTQLGINSLEELPKISPLLDDGSDGFDEIGMAR, from the coding sequence ATGACGGAAGAACGGGACGAGAGCGTCGCGGAGCCGATCGCACAGATCGACGTCGACCGGGCGCTCGAAGCGATCTTCATGGTGGCCGATGAGCCGCAGAGCCTGGTGTCGCTCGCAACGGCGCTCGCCCGCCCGGTGCCCGTGGTGCGCCAGGGGATCGAACGGCTCGTCGAGGACTACGACGGTGTGGCCCCGAACTCCGTGCGCCGAGGATTCGAGCTGCGCGAGGTGGCGGGCGGCTGGCGCATCTACGTGCGCGGCGAATGGGACGGGCTGGTGGCCGACTTCGTGCTCACCCAGAACCCGTCGAGGCTCTCGCAAGCCGCACTGGAGACGCTCTCGGTGATCGCCTACAAGCAGCCGATCAGCCGCGGCGCAGTGGCCTCCATCCGCGCCGTCAACGTCGACTCCGTGGTGCGGACGCTGTTGAGTCGCGGACTCATCACCGAGGTCTCCACTCAGGCGGAGACCGGCGCGATCCTCTACGGCACGACGGACATGCTGCTCACGCAGCTCGGCATCAACTCGCTCGAGGAGCTGCCGAAGATCTCGCCGCTGCTCGACGACGGCAGCGACGGATTCGACGAGATCGGAATGGCACGATGA
- a CDS encoding ParA family protein — translation MTRTAKKKQADELAGLDLPKIGPTGRPLREFPVPAPLKSHGPARIISLCNQKGGVGKTTTSVNVGAALAEYGRKVLAIDFDPQGALSAGLGVLTHDAPTIYDLLLGTLKDPNEAIQHTSVEGLDIIPANIDLSAAEVHLVSEVARESILSRVLRKVSDQYDVILIDCQPSLGLLTVNALTASHGVLIPLECEYFALRGVALLVETIDKIRDRLNPAIVLDGILATMYDPRTLHSREVLERVVETFGDKVFETVIGRTVKFPDATVSGKPITQFAPEHSSAKSYKQLARELVARGAIA, via the coding sequence ATCACGAGAACGGCGAAGAAGAAGCAGGCCGATGAGCTGGCGGGCCTCGATCTCCCCAAAATCGGCCCCACCGGCAGGCCGCTCCGCGAGTTCCCGGTGCCGGCACCACTGAAGTCGCACGGGCCGGCGCGCATCATCTCGCTCTGCAACCAGAAGGGCGGCGTCGGCAAGACGACGACCAGTGTCAATGTGGGAGCGGCGCTCGCCGAATACGGCCGCAAGGTGCTCGCCATCGACTTCGACCCGCAGGGTGCTCTCTCGGCCGGTCTCGGTGTGCTGACGCATGACGCCCCCACCATCTACGACCTCCTCCTCGGCACGCTGAAAGACCCGAACGAGGCCATCCAGCACACGAGCGTCGAGGGCCTCGACATCATCCCGGCCAACATCGACCTCTCGGCCGCCGAAGTGCACCTCGTGAGCGAGGTGGCACGCGAGTCGATCCTGTCGCGGGTTCTGCGCAAGGTGAGCGACCAATACGACGTGATCCTGATCGACTGCCAGCCCTCACTGGGCCTCCTCACCGTGAACGCGCTGACGGCGAGCCACGGCGTGCTGATCCCGCTCGAGTGCGAGTACTTCGCGCTGCGCGGGGTGGCGCTGCTGGTGGAGACGATCGACAAGATCCGCGACCGGCTGAACCCCGCCATCGTGCTCGACGGCATCCTCGCCACCATGTACGACCCGCGCACCCTGCACTCGCGCGAGGTGCTCGAACGCGTGGTGGAGACCTTCGGCGACAAGGTGTTCGAGACCGTGATCGGTCGCACCGTGAAGTTCCCCGACGCCACCGTGTCCGGTAAGCCCATCACCCAGTTCGCACCGGAGCACTCCTCGGCCAAGTCGTACAAGCAGCTGGCCAGAGAACTGGTCGCCCGTGGCGCGATCGCCTGA
- the recN gene encoding DNA repair protein RecN, translated as MIEELSIRDLGVIGEAVLPLGPGFTAVTGETGAGKTMVVSALGLLFGERADTGSIRKGAGQAWIEGRILVGRDGVVADRVREVGGDLDDAGDIGDAEVILSRSVSAEGRSRAVVGGRSAPISVLSELGSALVVVHGQSDQLRLKSQSAQRGALDSFAGPALAERVTEYRSLYESWQAHSSEIDALVTERSSRLREAEQLRAAIDEISAVAPVEGEDAELADLAGRLTNLEDLRLAAAEAREGISSETGDGPDTVGLIDAALRSLERVAHHDTALAPIVEALANASFIVSDISTQLASYVSGLETDEVGELDRVQERRAQLTVLTRKYGPELSDVLAFTAEAEPRLLELDSDSDRIEQLSALVDDEYAELTRIADDLSALRSDAGERLSTAVTDELGALAMPNARFVVEVQQRDDLGSTGRDLVQFLLRAHEGSEPRPLNKGASGGELSRVMLAIEVVLAAADPVPTFVFDEVDAGVGGASAIEIGRRLAVLARSSQVIVVTHLAQVAAFATNHLRVEKDQDGPVTASNVVQLAGDDRLAEMARLLSGLPDSESGLAHAAELLSTAESLAAARG; from the coding sequence GTGATTGAGGAACTGTCGATCAGAGACCTCGGCGTGATCGGCGAAGCCGTGCTGCCGCTCGGCCCGGGGTTCACCGCCGTCACCGGCGAGACCGGCGCGGGCAAGACCATGGTGGTGTCGGCGCTCGGGCTGCTGTTCGGCGAGCGTGCCGACACGGGGTCGATTCGCAAGGGAGCGGGGCAGGCCTGGATCGAGGGCCGCATCCTGGTGGGTCGTGATGGAGTCGTCGCGGATCGCGTGCGGGAGGTGGGAGGAGACCTCGACGACGCCGGCGATATCGGCGACGCCGAGGTCATCCTGTCGCGCTCCGTCTCGGCCGAGGGGCGCAGCCGTGCAGTCGTGGGCGGCCGGTCGGCGCCGATCAGCGTGCTCTCCGAGCTCGGCAGCGCCCTGGTCGTGGTGCACGGCCAATCCGACCAGCTCCGCTTGAAGAGCCAGTCAGCCCAGCGCGGAGCGCTCGACAGTTTCGCCGGACCAGCGCTCGCCGAACGCGTGACCGAATACCGGAGTCTCTACGAGTCGTGGCAGGCGCACAGTTCCGAGATCGACGCACTCGTGACCGAGCGCTCGTCGCGCCTGCGCGAAGCCGAACAACTCCGGGCGGCCATCGACGAGATCTCGGCAGTCGCGCCCGTCGAGGGCGAAGACGCTGAGCTGGCCGATCTGGCGGGGCGCCTGACGAACCTCGAAGACCTGCGGTTGGCGGCCGCCGAGGCGCGGGAGGGCATCTCGAGCGAAACGGGCGACGGACCGGACACAGTCGGGCTGATCGACGCCGCGTTGCGGAGCCTCGAACGGGTGGCCCACCATGACACGGCGCTCGCGCCCATCGTCGAAGCTCTCGCGAATGCGAGTTTCATCGTGTCCGACATCTCCACTCAGCTGGCCAGTTACGTGTCAGGGCTCGAAACCGATGAAGTGGGCGAACTCGACCGCGTGCAGGAACGACGCGCCCAGCTGACGGTGCTGACCCGCAAGTACGGTCCCGAACTCTCCGATGTGCTCGCCTTCACCGCCGAGGCGGAGCCGCGCCTGCTCGAACTCGACTCCGACTCCGATCGCATCGAACAGCTCTCGGCGCTGGTCGACGACGAGTACGCCGAGCTGACGCGGATCGCCGACGACCTCAGCGCGCTGCGCAGTGACGCGGGGGAGAGGCTCTCGACTGCCGTCACCGACGAGTTGGGCGCGCTCGCGATGCCGAACGCGCGGTTCGTGGTGGAGGTGCAGCAGCGCGACGACCTCGGCTCCACCGGGCGCGACCTCGTGCAGTTCTTGCTCCGTGCGCACGAGGGCAGCGAGCCGCGGCCGCTCAACAAAGGGGCCTCCGGCGGCGAGCTCTCGCGGGTGATGCTCGCGATCGAGGTCGTGCTGGCAGCGGCCGATCCCGTGCCGACCTTCGTCTTCGACGAGGTGGATGCGGGGGTGGGCGGCGCCTCAGCGATCGAGATCGGGCGGCGCCTGGCCGTGCTCGCGCGATCGTCGCAGGTGATCGTGGTGACGCACCTGGCGCAGGTGGCCGCGTTCGCCACCAACCACCTGCGGGTGGAGAAAGACCAGGACGGTCCGGTGACGGCGAGCAACGTCGTTCAGCTCGCCGGCGACGACCGCCTCGCGGAGATGGCGCGGCTGCTCTCCGGGCTGCCTGACTCGGAATCAGGGCTCGCCCACGCCGCGGAACTTCTCTCAACGGCGGAGAGCCTCGCCGCGGCGCGTGGATGA
- a CDS encoding segregation and condensation protein A — protein MARSPENQLAPEGAATAPGFSLTLSNFEGPFDLLLTLISKHELDITDISLSRVTDEFIGYLKNLDSDVELDRASEFLVVAATLLDLKIVGLLPQGELVDAEDVALLEARDLLFARLLQYRAFKEVSAWLADRFDEESTRRPRQVRLEEKYRQQTPELVWTLSADDFAALAAFALAPREIPVVGLEHLHAPLVSIREQAAHVVAVLRSSGAPVSFRQLIVGIAEKGVVIARFLAVLELYRHASISFEQLEPLGELTLRWTAENWNEDNLANLGADYDN, from the coding sequence GTGGCGCGATCGCCTGAGAACCAGCTCGCGCCAGAGGGGGCGGCGACCGCACCCGGCTTCTCGCTGACCCTGTCGAACTTCGAGGGGCCGTTCGATCTGCTGCTGACCCTCATCTCGAAGCACGAACTCGACATCACCGACATCTCGCTCAGCCGGGTGACGGATGAATTCATCGGCTACCTGAAGAACCTCGACTCCGACGTGGAGCTCGACCGGGCATCCGAATTCCTCGTGGTGGCGGCGACGCTGCTCGACCTGAAGATCGTGGGGCTGCTGCCGCAGGGCGAGCTCGTGGACGCCGAAGACGTGGCGTTGCTCGAAGCACGCGACCTGCTGTTCGCGCGTCTGCTGCAATACCGCGCCTTCAAGGAGGTGTCGGCGTGGCTGGCCGATCGCTTCGACGAGGAGTCGACACGTCGGCCGCGCCAGGTGCGGCTCGAAGAGAAGTACCGGCAGCAGACGCCGGAGCTGGTGTGGACGCTCTCGGCCGACGACTTCGCGGCGCTCGCCGCCTTCGCGCTCGCACCACGGGAGATCCCCGTCGTGGGGCTCGAGCACCTGCACGCGCCGCTCGTGAGCATCCGGGAACAGGCGGCGCACGTCGTGGCGGTGTTGCGGTCGTCGGGCGCCCCGGTCTCGTTCCGGCAGCTGATCGTGGGCATCGCCGAGAAAGGGGTGGTGATCGCCCGCTTCCTGGCCGTGCTCGAGCTCTACCGGCACGCCTCCATCTCGTTCGAACAGCTCGAACCGCTCGGCGAACTCACGCTGCGCTGGACGGCCGAGAACTGGAACGAAGACAACCTGGCCAACTTGGGAGCCGATTATGACAACTGA